The proteins below are encoded in one region of Candidatus Eremiobacterota bacterium:
- a CDS encoding NHL repeat-containing protein — translation MMKKALTLTPCALLIGMMFAAGCGGSNSDPSVSMGQPSGSPAEFTYSRQINDNGIFYEPYGVFVDSAGNIYVADTLNHRIQKFGAAGNFLLTFGLPVGSAQAMLTPWGVCVDSTGNLYVTDNAGGSVKKFDSQGTCLMEFTDNGSRLSSPSGVALDGAGSLYVTGSTWVKKFSATGALLLSFGSSGSGDGQLSSPEGIYVDRGGNIYVADSKNDRICIFDSAGTFIAKFGTFGRGDGQFYTPTDVALDAGGNIYVCDMNNNRICRFDPQRAFVMSFGKLGGTDGAFSFPSGLCLDSTGNIYAADTGNNRIQKFDGSGTFQSRIGGTFDSFLDTFGVGADSSGSCYLVSTERNHVQKFDSSGNYVAALGGPGPQPGRFNAPAGIFVDASDNILVADGGNHRVQKLDSSGNFLITFGSSGSGDGQFSSPCGVYADSTGNIFVTDRINDRVQKFSSQGAFLLKFGATGTGSGQFIAPRGITGDALGDIYVTDGNGIQKFDSSGNFLLKFSVTSSDSASPMGIAADGSGNVCVSFAGATSATGNRISMFDSGGTCLGDIASYGAGNGQVLLPKYLCIRNDMLYVSDDHRIGIFARQAGRSECPKEAR, via the coding sequence ATGATGAAAAAAGCACTCACTCTGACGCCATGTGCCCTTCTCATAGGCATGATGTTCGCGGCGGGTTGCGGCGGCAGCAACAGTGATCCCTCGGTATCGATGGGTCAGCCTAGCGGGAGCCCGGCGGAATTCACTTACTCCCGTCAGATAAACGACAACGGCATCTTTTACGAACCCTACGGGGTATTCGTGGACTCCGCAGGGAATATCTACGTGGCCGACACTCTGAATCACAGGATCCAGAAGTTTGGCGCCGCAGGGAACTTCCTTCTCACCTTCGGGCTCCCTGTGGGCTCCGCCCAGGCAATGCTCACGCCCTGGGGAGTATGCGTGGACTCCACGGGCAACCTTTATGTGACAGACAACGCCGGGGGATCGGTGAAGAAATTCGACTCCCAGGGCACCTGCCTCATGGAGTTTACCGATAACGGCTCCCGGCTCTCGTCCCCCTCGGGCGTCGCCCTTGACGGGGCAGGCAGTCTCTATGTGACGGGCTCCACGTGGGTCAAGAAATTCAGCGCCACGGGAGCGTTACTGCTCTCCTTCGGGAGCTCCGGCTCCGGCGACGGGCAGCTCTCCTCACCTGAAGGGATATACGTGGACAGAGGGGGGAACATCTATGTCGCCGACAGCAAAAATGACAGGATCTGCATTTTTGATTCCGCAGGCACTTTCATCGCAAAGTTCGGCACCTTCGGCCGGGGAGACGGCCAGTTTTATACGCCCACGGACGTTGCCCTCGATGCCGGGGGCAACATATATGTCTGTGACATGAACAATAACCGCATCTGCAGGTTCGATCCCCAGAGAGCTTTCGTGATGTCCTTCGGCAAGCTCGGGGGGACTGACGGCGCCTTCAGCTTCCCCTCGGGACTGTGCCTCGATTCCACGGGAAATATTTACGCGGCCGACACGGGGAACAACAGGATCCAGAAGTTCGACGGCTCCGGCACCTTTCAGTCCCGGATCGGGGGGACCTTTGATTCGTTCCTTGATACCTTCGGCGTGGGAGCCGACTCTTCAGGCAGCTGCTACCTCGTGTCCACAGAAAGAAATCACGTGCAGAAGTTCGATTCCTCGGGAAATTATGTCGCCGCTCTCGGCGGCCCCGGTCCCCAGCCGGGCAGGTTCAATGCCCCCGCGGGGATCTTCGTGGACGCTTCAGACAATATACTGGTCGCTGACGGGGGGAACCACAGGGTGCAGAAGCTCGATTCCTCGGGAAACTTCCTGATCACCTTCGGAAGCAGCGGGTCAGGCGACGGGCAGTTCAGCTCACCCTGCGGCGTCTATGCCGATTCCACGGGAAATATTTTCGTCACTGACAGGATCAACGACCGGGTGCAGAAGTTCAGCTCCCAGGGCGCCTTTCTCCTCAAATTCGGAGCCACGGGCACGGGAAGCGGCCAGTTCATCGCCCCCCGGGGGATCACCGGCGACGCCCTGGGTGACATATATGTGACGGACGGCAACGGCATACAGAAGTTCGATTCCTCGGGCAATTTTCTCCTGAAATTCTCCGTCACCTCTTCCGATAGCGCTTCCCCCATGGGAATCGCCGCCGACGGCAGCGGAAATGTCTGTGTCTCCTTCGCCGGGGCGACGAGTGCCACGGGAAACAGGATCAGCATGTTTGACTCAGGCGGCACCTGTCTCGGTGATATCGCTTCTTACGGCGCGGGAAACGGCCAGGTGCTCCTCCCAAAGTACCTGTGCATCAGAAACGACATGCTTTATGTCTCTGACGACCACAGGATAGGGATATTCGCAAGGCAGGCCGGGAGGTCTGAGTGCCCGAAGGAGGCGCGATGA
- a CDS encoding TldD/PmbA family protein: protein MKEKLEEAMKTLRVDYMDVRIEDRKETRIQYNGKNLEQIGEMHGFGGCIRVKDKGRWGVVSFTAMDDLNKSIFLAAREAKVGKSGVTELAAVPHVEDKVKKRLPSKDDPREISLSEKEKLVHHYNDLILSAPRISTSTVFYKDVGIKKHFINSEGTYIEEERVECGMSVQAIAREGANVQRAYDSIGGITGFAVVRDMDERIKELTESAASLLDAKPAKGGKFDCIIDPRLAGTFIHEAFGHMSESDHISENEKIRDLMEMGKPLGASDLTVIDDGTLADCSGTNKYDDEGVAARKNHLIKEGKIVGRLHSRETAGKMKENVSGNARALDFRYDPIVRMTNTYIEPRSWKFDEMVKQIEKGYYVKGSQGGMTNLDMFTFSAGEAYEIVKGKVKDKVRDLTLTGNIFETMKNIECIGNDLQMFNSGGSGGCGKGGQVPLPIGRGGPHVLIRNVIVGGR from the coding sequence ATGAAGGAAAAGCTGGAAGAGGCTATGAAGACGCTCCGTGTGGACTACATGGATGTGCGGATAGAAGACAGGAAAGAGACGAGGATCCAGTATAACGGGAAGAACCTTGAGCAGATCGGTGAGATGCACGGCTTCGGCGGCTGCATAAGGGTAAAAGACAAGGGCCGCTGGGGAGTCGTGTCATTCACCGCGATGGACGATCTCAACAAGAGCATATTCCTGGCGGCCCGCGAGGCAAAAGTGGGAAAAAGCGGCGTCACGGAGCTTGCCGCTGTTCCCCACGTGGAAGACAAGGTGAAAAAGCGCCTCCCCTCAAAGGACGACCCAAGGGAGATCTCCCTCTCGGAGAAGGAAAAGCTCGTCCACCACTATAACGATCTGATACTCAGCGCGCCAAGGATAAGCACGTCAACGGTCTTTTACAAGGACGTGGGCATTAAGAAGCACTTTATTAACTCGGAAGGCACCTACATCGAGGAGGAAAGAGTTGAGTGCGGCATGTCGGTGCAGGCCATTGCCCGTGAAGGAGCAAACGTGCAGAGGGCCTATGACTCCATAGGAGGCATCACGGGCTTTGCCGTGGTGCGCGACATGGACGAGAGAATAAAGGAGCTCACCGAGAGCGCCGCGTCGCTCCTTGACGCCAAGCCTGCAAAGGGAGGCAAATTCGACTGCATCATCGATCCCAGGCTCGCAGGGACTTTTATCCACGAGGCCTTCGGCCACATGAGCGAATCAGATCATATCTCTGAAAACGAGAAGATCAGGGACCTCATGGAAATGGGCAAGCCCCTTGGCGCATCGGATCTCACCGTGATCGACGACGGGACCCTCGCCGACTGCTCGGGCACCAACAAGTATGATGACGAGGGAGTGGCCGCCAGGAAAAATCACCTTATCAAGGAAGGAAAAATTGTGGGACGCCTGCACTCCAGGGAGACGGCGGGAAAGATGAAGGAGAATGTCTCAGGGAATGCAAGGGCCCTGGACTTCAGGTATGATCCCATAGTGAGGATGACCAACACCTACATTGAGCCCCGGAGCTGGAAATTTGACGAGATGGTGAAGCAGATAGAGAAGGGCTATTATGTGAAAGGCTCCCAGGGAGGAATGACCAATCTCGACATGTTCACCTTCAGTGCCGGTGAAGCTTACGAGATTGTGAAGGGAAAAGTAAAGGACAAGGTGAGGGACCTCACCCTCACGGGAAACATCTTCGAGACAATGAAGAACATCGAGTGCATTGGCAATGACCTGCAGATGTTCAACAGCGGCGGCTCGGGGGGGTGCGGCAAGGGGGGGCAGGTTCCCCTTCCCATCGGGCGGGGCGGCCCCCATGTGCTCATCAGAAACGTCATTGTAGGAGGACGCTGA
- a CDS encoding TldD/PmbA family protein: protein MAEKILSMALESCKDAELFISKVEEYPVVFEANKLQSVKSKLLQGYSLRVIKDGKVGFASDTMRDRPGELVERAVEASKFGPRAKFAFWKGKRFPNAVIFHPGIVSFEMEEAEALGHRIVSRLRDIIPEVYVDVKLNRIFKETSLFTKGVDKIYYKSIFSILISALIVHEGEFLYINEYKSGCKLPENPFALIADIAWKEKLCKRSVDLPSKKIPVIFTPKTVPDLVVALTTGLNGRTITAKSSPLTDRLGEQVLDDRFSLYDDALMESGLLSSPFDDEGVPSQRFPLYEHGILKNYLLDLSTAAILQSESTASASRALLMPPSPGPSNLQVQPGEMTYEEMVEGMDEGLIVDQVIGGGQSNLLGGEFSMNVELGFLVKKGKIAGRVRNTMVAGNVYDLLKNNILGIGKEASYEGGVLSPHLYFKDVSVSGKN from the coding sequence ATGGCCGAGAAAATACTCTCCATGGCACTTGAATCATGCAAGGATGCGGAGCTTTTCATATCGAAGGTCGAAGAGTACCCCGTCGTTTTTGAAGCCAACAAGCTTCAGTCAGTGAAATCAAAGCTCCTCCAAGGCTATTCCCTGAGAGTCATCAAGGACGGCAAGGTGGGCTTCGCTTCTGACACGATGAGGGACAGGCCCGGGGAACTGGTGGAGCGCGCCGTTGAGGCATCGAAATTCGGTCCCAGGGCAAAATTCGCCTTCTGGAAGGGGAAGCGCTTTCCCAATGCCGTGATCTTCCACCCAGGGATCGTGAGCTTTGAGATGGAGGAGGCTGAAGCCCTCGGGCACAGGATCGTGAGCCGCCTCCGCGACATCATCCCCGAAGTCTATGTGGATGTGAAGCTCAACAGGATCTTCAAAGAGACCTCTCTTTTCACGAAGGGTGTGGACAAGATTTATTACAAGTCCATCTTTTCCATTCTCATATCAGCCCTTATCGTGCACGAAGGCGAGTTTCTCTATATCAACGAGTACAAGAGCGGATGCAAGCTTCCCGAGAACCCTTTCGCGCTCATTGCCGATATCGCCTGGAAAGAGAAGCTATGCAAGCGCTCCGTCGATCTGCCGTCGAAAAAGATACCGGTGATCTTCACCCCCAAGACGGTGCCTGACCTGGTCGTGGCCCTCACCACGGGCCTGAACGGGAGGACGATCACGGCGAAATCATCACCCCTTACAGACCGCCTTGGCGAGCAGGTTCTCGACGATCGCTTTTCGCTCTACGATGATGCCCTTATGGAATCAGGCCTTCTTTCATCACCCTTTGACGACGAAGGCGTTCCCAGCCAGCGCTTCCCCCTTTATGAGCACGGCATCCTCAAAAACTACCTGCTCGATCTCTCGACGGCGGCCATACTGCAAAGCGAATCAACAGCTTCGGCAAGCAGGGCGCTCCTCATGCCGCCCTCGCCGGGGCCTTCGAATCTCCAGGTACAGCCGGGAGAGATGACTTATGAAGAGATGGTGGAGGGCATGGATGAGGGCCTCATTGTTGACCAGGTTATCGGGGGAGGGCAGTCGAACCTGCTCGGAGGGGAATTCTCAATGAACGTGGAGCTGGGATTCCTTGTGAAGAAGGGAAAGATAGCAGGGCGCGTGAGAAATACCATGGTGGCCGGGAATGTTTACGATCTGCTTAAGAACAACATTCTTGGCATTGGAAAGGAAGCTTCATACGAGGGCGGCGTTCTTTCACCCCATCTCTATTTCAAGGATGTGAGCGTGTCGGGGAAAAACTGA
- a CDS encoding thioredoxin domain-containing protein, producing the protein MAGDSMIIRCTKCGAGNRVQFERLHQEPLCGRCKSPLPPPWVTPIAVTDESFGDEVSRSPLPVLVDFWSPRCGPCQALAPVLEQLAYEMAGKLKICKVNVDMSRASAARFGIEAVPTLLFFRGGVLLETMRGALPREAILGRIGRFLDPGARA; encoded by the coding sequence ATGGCCGGGGATTCAATGATAATCAGGTGCACGAAGTGCGGCGCGGGAAACAGGGTCCAGTTCGAGAGGCTTCACCAGGAGCCTCTCTGCGGCCGGTGCAAGTCCCCGCTTCCCCCGCCCTGGGTGACACCTATAGCCGTCACCGATGAGAGCTTCGGTGACGAGGTATCGCGCTCGCCTCTCCCTGTGCTTGTGGATTTCTGGTCGCCGCGCTGCGGCCCCTGCCAGGCGCTTGCACCGGTGCTTGAACAGCTCGCATATGAGATGGCGGGAAAACTGAAAATATGCAAGGTGAACGTTGACATGAGCAGGGCTTCGGCGGCCCGCTTCGGTATAGAGGCGGTGCCCACGCTCCTCTTCTTTCGCGGCGGAGTGCTGCTGGAGACCATGAGGGGCGCTCTTCCCAGGGAAGCCATACTGGGGAGAATCGGGCGGTTCCTGGATCCGGGCGCCAGGGCCTAG
- a CDS encoding YkgJ family cysteine cluster protein codes for MNDQWYDRMKSLYRSVDEQLKKNEKECGSCVSCCPFAKIPYREIEYDFILEYLMRTGRTELYEELIKLGPTWGQTGKTCMFLKREGKNCSIHEVRPYNCRVFGPYSDEEIGLPAKCVYEGATIKMPRDKVTELLPLFKEYHKLASEYSSFWKDTGKEKENAPS; via the coding sequence ATGAACGATCAATGGTATGACAGGATGAAGAGCCTCTATCGCTCTGTCGATGAACAGCTCAAGAAAAATGAGAAGGAATGCGGGTCCTGTGTGAGCTGCTGCCCGTTCGCAAAGATCCCTTACCGGGAGATTGAGTATGATTTTATCCTTGAATACCTGATGAGGACAGGACGGACAGAGCTCTACGAGGAGCTTATCAAACTCGGCCCCACCTGGGGGCAGACGGGGAAAACCTGTATGTTTCTCAAGAGAGAGGGAAAAAACTGCTCCATCCATGAGGTGAGGCCATATAACTGCAGGGTCTTTGGCCCTTACAGCGACGAGGAGATAGGTCTCCCCGCGAAGTGCGTTTATGAAGGCGCCACCATAAAAATGCCCAGGGACAAGGTCACGGAACTGCTTCCCCTCTTCAAGGAATACCATAAGCTTGCCTCGGAGTATTCGAGCTTCTGGAAAGATACGGGCAAGGAAAAGGAAAACGCGCCGTCATGA
- a CDS encoding protein kinase, which translates to MKYANIEDYLSIQEIISETEIDRLKVEFNLLKEEKSFSEFLLERSLITKEQFHEINELRLIEPEKIKIRVFKSTPQKDKGKPAAPVVSEQVIDTQKILVELFEHYEILEVAGRGAMSFVYKIQEKETGEIRALKMLKYAEFADDDQIKRFTREAKVVGSLRHPNIIKLYDFGSAMGMPYYTMDYIEGSTLEDYLPKGPVTQGKILDLMEKVIRAVHAAHVEGIIHRDLKPSNIMIDANGEPLLVDFGIAKFMGWEASNLTRTGETLGTPAYMSPEQAMGRFTDHRSDIFSLGTILYECLTHFNPFIGETAIVTFTNIVGTDPEPPSKLSPGIGPALDSIIMKCLKKDATERYETAEALADDIAKYRLGKTPVTTKLKTGFSKRFRRFRRKYAKLIRVVTAVLVIAVLLIAAREGVIQASRYLASADMKGKKYEKALGEYHVMVTLAPGRRSYFIERAVCYRMLGKYQKALEDLGKIPESDKKLYPVALMHRGYVYMLMKKNDRALECLTLSLEGSTQKDLVYLLMARVYISKGDSAQAHKMVAKALSANPGNREAQALDEALAKGQKR; encoded by the coding sequence ATGAAGTATGCAAATATCGAAGACTATCTCTCGATTCAGGAGATAATCAGTGAAACCGAGATAGACAGGCTCAAGGTGGAGTTCAACCTCCTCAAGGAGGAGAAGAGCTTCTCGGAGTTCCTCCTCGAAAGAAGCCTCATCACGAAGGAGCAGTTCCATGAGATAAACGAGCTCAGGCTCATCGAGCCGGAAAAGATAAAGATCCGGGTCTTTAAAAGCACTCCCCAGAAAGATAAGGGAAAGCCCGCTGCCCCTGTCGTATCGGAGCAGGTCATTGATACCCAGAAGATCCTTGTTGAGCTTTTTGAACATTACGAGATACTGGAAGTCGCAGGCCGCGGCGCCATGAGCTTCGTCTACAAGATACAGGAGAAGGAGACAGGGGAGATAAGGGCTCTCAAGATGCTCAAATATGCCGAGTTTGCCGACGATGACCAGATCAAGCGCTTCACCAGGGAGGCCAAGGTCGTGGGAAGCCTCCGCCATCCGAATATCATAAAGCTGTACGATTTCGGCTCGGCAATGGGCATGCCTTATTACACCATGGATTACATCGAGGGATCAACCCTTGAGGACTATCTCCCCAAGGGCCCCGTTACCCAGGGAAAGATCCTTGATCTGATGGAAAAAGTGATAAGAGCCGTCCATGCCGCCCATGTGGAAGGAATCATCCACCGTGACCTCAAGCCTTCCAATATCATGATAGATGCCAATGGAGAGCCTCTCCTCGTGGATTTTGGAATCGCCAAGTTCATGGGATGGGAAGCCTCGAATCTCACGAGGACCGGCGAGACCCTCGGGACGCCGGCCTATATGTCACCAGAGCAGGCAATGGGGAGGTTCACCGATCACCGCAGCGACATTTTCTCCCTGGGCACAATCCTTTACGAGTGCCTTACCCACTTCAATCCCTTTATCGGCGAGACGGCCATCGTGACTTTCACCAATATAGTGGGCACCGATCCCGAGCCTCCCAGCAAACTCTCTCCCGGCATAGGCCCTGCCCTTGATTCCATCATAATGAAGTGCCTCAAGAAGGATGCCACGGAGCGCTATGAAACGGCAGAGGCGCTTGCCGATGACATAGCGAAATACCGCCTGGGCAAAACACCTGTCACCACGAAGCTGAAAACCGGCTTTTCCAAGCGGTTCAGGCGCTTCAGAAGGAAATATGCGAAGCTGATAAGAGTCGTGACGGCAGTGCTCGTTATCGCCGTGCTTCTCATCGCGGCGCGCGAAGGCGTCATCCAGGCATCGCGGTACCTCGCGTCAGCAGATATGAAAGGGAAAAAATATGAAAAAGCCCTGGGAGAATACCACGTGATGGTGACTCTGGCGCCGGGGAGGAGGAGTTATTTCATAGAGAGGGCCGTCTGTTACAGGATGCTGGGGAAATACCAGAAAGCCCTGGAGGACCTTGGAAAGATTCCCGAGTCCGATAAGAAGCTTTACCCCGTCGCTCTGATGCACCGGGGCTACGTCTATATGCTTATGAAGAAAAATGACCGCGCTCTTGAATGCCTTACGCTCTCCCTCGAGGGAAGCACTCAGAAGGACCTTGTGTACCTTCTCATGGCCCGCGTTTATATAAGCAAGGGAGACAGCGCACAGGCGCATAAAATGGTGGCCAAGGCTCTTTCTGCCAATCCCGGAAACAGGGAGGCCCAGGCCCTCGACGAGGCTCTCGCGAAAGGGCAGAAGAGATAG
- the xpt gene encoding xanthine phosphoribosyltransferase, which translates to MQELKERILREGKVLGGKILKVDSFINHQIDPLLMALIGKDLALKFAPTAPTKVLTAEVSGIAPAIATAAILKIPLIFARKIRPVTMPEKFYLQRAPSHTKGQFVDLMVSSEFLEKRERVLIIDDFLASGQTLKALADIVIESGSMITGIGVIIEKTFDKGRSVLAPYGVPIESVVAIKEMSDEGILFA; encoded by the coding sequence GTGCAGGAACTTAAAGAGAGAATACTCCGTGAGGGAAAGGTCCTCGGGGGGAAGATCCTCAAGGTGGACAGCTTTATCAACCACCAGATTGATCCCCTTCTCATGGCTCTAATCGGAAAGGATCTGGCCTTGAAATTCGCCCCCACTGCGCCCACCAAGGTCCTCACCGCCGAGGTCTCTGGTATAGCGCCGGCCATCGCCACTGCTGCAATTTTAAAGATACCGTTGATATTTGCAAGAAAGATAAGGCCTGTCACCATGCCTGAAAAATTTTACCTGCAGAGGGCCCCTTCCCATACCAAGGGCCAGTTTGTCGATCTCATGGTCTCTTCAGAGTTCCTGGAAAAGAGAGAGCGTGTCCTCATCATTGACGATTTTCTCGCCTCGGGCCAGACACTGAAAGCCCTGGCTGATATCGTTATTGAAAGCGGCTCAATGATTACAGGGATTGGCGTGATCATTGAAAAAACTTTTGATAAGGGCCGTTCCGTCCTTGCACCTTACGGCGTGCCCATTGAATCCGTGGTGGCGATAAAAGAGATGAGCGATGAGGGAATACTCTTCGCATGA
- a CDS encoding C1 family peptidase gives MNKSLPLLFIFLTAFLTLVLAQPLPAEEQKPHKPLPVVPEGALTRPLIDNLRGSFTLDAPARSAINAVSNNNIRSLSYNRSIVAEHNNVFSHKIETGKITSQNKSGRCWLFAALNLLRPRMMKKYHVDNFEFSQNYLFFWDKMEKANLFLETIIATRDLNIKDKKLRFFLSDPFADGGQWNYAVALIKKYGLVPRQVMEETANTSDSSVMDSAISTILRKDAAALRKHHTDGKSVQDLRAMKEAMLRDIYRMLAICLGVPPSRFELRYEDKNKKASAPRPFTPLEFYEKEVAVNLDDYFCLYSSPTWKYNCHYMIDMDRNMVDKPNISFVNLQMQDFKAVTLASLLGNEPVWFGADVDKDVDRATGIMAKNLYDYSDLFGVDFSFSKEERILYGEATVGHAMVFAGVDIVNGKPVKWLVENSWGKDRGNEGFFTIYDDWFDENVFQVIIQRRFLSVPVLNLFKTEPVALPEDDPLR, from the coding sequence ATGAATAAATCCCTGCCGCTTCTTTTCATCTTTCTCACTGCCTTTCTCACCCTGGTTCTTGCACAGCCTCTCCCTGCAGAGGAGCAGAAGCCCCACAAGCCCCTCCCGGTGGTGCCCGAAGGAGCCCTCACCAGACCCCTTATCGACAATCTGAGAGGCTCCTTCACGCTTGATGCGCCTGCAAGGTCGGCCATCAACGCCGTTTCCAACAACAATATCCGCTCTCTCTCTTACAACAGGTCCATCGTGGCGGAACACAACAATGTCTTCTCCCACAAGATAGAGACGGGAAAAATCACAAGCCAGAACAAAAGTGGCCGCTGCTGGCTCTTCGCCGCCCTCAACCTGCTCAGGCCCAGGATGATGAAAAAATACCACGTGGATAACTTTGAGTTCTCTCAGAACTATCTTTTTTTCTGGGACAAGATGGAGAAGGCGAACCTTTTTCTTGAGACCATCATTGCGACACGGGACCTGAACATAAAGGACAAGAAGCTGCGCTTCTTTCTCTCTGATCCCTTCGCCGACGGGGGTCAGTGGAACTACGCCGTGGCCCTCATCAAGAAATACGGCCTCGTGCCAAGGCAGGTGATGGAGGAGACAGCCAACACCTCCGACAGCTCTGTCATGGATTCAGCCATTTCCACGATCCTCAGGAAGGATGCGGCTGCTTTAAGAAAGCACCACACTGACGGGAAAAGCGTCCAGGACCTCCGGGCCATGAAAGAAGCCATGCTGCGTGATATCTACCGCATGCTCGCCATATGCCTGGGAGTGCCCCCTTCCAGATTCGAGCTGAGATACGAGGACAAGAACAAGAAAGCCAGCGCGCCCCGGCCGTTCACGCCTCTGGAGTTTTACGAGAAGGAGGTCGCCGTCAATCTTGACGATTACTTCTGCCTCTACAGCTCGCCGACCTGGAAATACAACTGCCACTATATGATTGACATGGACAGGAACATGGTGGACAAGCCCAATATATCATTTGTCAACCTCCAGATGCAGGACTTCAAGGCAGTGACGCTTGCTTCGCTGCTTGGAAATGAGCCTGTATGGTTCGGAGCAGACGTGGACAAGGACGTGGACAGGGCCACAGGCATCATGGCAAAGAATCTTTACGATTACAGCGACCTTTTTGGCGTTGATTTCTCCTTCTCCAAGGAAGAGAGGATTCTTTACGGTGAAGCCACCGTGGGCCATGCCATGGTCTTTGCCGGCGTGGATATCGTGAACGGGAAGCCGGTGAAATGGCTTGTGGAGAACAGCTGGGGCAAGGACAGGGGAAATGAGGGCTTCTTTACCATCTATGATGACTGGTTTGACGAGAACGTGTTCCAGGTGATTATCCAAAGGAGATTCCTCAGCGTCCCGGTCCTGAACCTGTTCAAGACTGAGCCCGTAGCGTTGCCGGAAGATGATCCGTTAAGGTGA
- a CDS encoding NAD(P)/FAD-dependent oxidoreductase, with protein sequence MSRRTIIVIGGGPSGLMAALQASGKNHKVILLDKMEGLGTKLAITGKGRCNLTHQVDRHEELIESFPGGGNFLHSAFNQFPPSELIKFFKSRGLDTKVEKGRRVFPVTDSAKDVLAVLEKELKKAGVETRVSIPVIEILVDNKRVMGVRASTGESFGADKVIIATGGMTYPWTGSTGDGYQFARRLGHSLVTPRPSLVPLEVAESSISHNLEGLSLKNIKAIVKSGNKVVDQKFGEMVFTSYGLSGPIILYLSRKIVLLLADKKHTVSLSFDLKPALSKDKLQARLESDFEKNRKKYFKNAIEELLPQKMIPVFIQESGIHPSRQCAQIGSKDRDRVIDMLKNFSFTITKARGMSEAEVTQGGVELKEVDPKTMESKLIHGLYFAGEVLDIDGYIGGFNLQAAFSTGYVAGRNASL encoded by the coding sequence ATTTCCAGAAGAACCATTATTGTCATAGGCGGCGGCCCTTCAGGGCTCATGGCGGCACTTCAGGCCTCGGGGAAGAATCATAAGGTCATTCTCCTCGACAAGATGGAAGGTCTGGGCACAAAGCTCGCCATAACCGGCAAAGGTCGCTGCAACCTCACCCACCAGGTGGACCGCCACGAGGAGCTTATCGAGTCATTTCCCGGCGGCGGCAATTTTCTCCACTCCGCCTTCAACCAGTTCCCCCCCTCGGAGCTGATAAAATTCTTTAAATCCAGGGGCCTGGACACCAAGGTGGAAAAGGGCCGGAGAGTCTTCCCCGTCACCGACAGCGCAAAGGATGTGCTTGCCGTTCTTGAAAAGGAGCTGAAAAAGGCGGGGGTGGAAACAAGGGTCAGCATCCCGGTAATAGAGATCCTAGTGGATAATAAGAGGGTCATGGGGGTCAGGGCTTCCACGGGCGAATCCTTCGGTGCCGACAAGGTGATCATCGCCACGGGAGGAATGACCTATCCCTGGACAGGCTCGACGGGCGACGGATATCAGTTCGCCAGAAGGCTCGGGCACAGCCTTGTCACTCCCCGTCCAAGCCTTGTGCCGCTCGAGGTTGCAGAAAGCTCTATCTCACACAACCTTGAAGGGCTGTCGCTCAAGAACATCAAGGCCATTGTCAAGTCGGGGAACAAGGTGGTGGACCAGAAATTTGGCGAGATGGTCTTCACCTCCTATGGCCTTTCAGGCCCCATCATACTCTACCTGAGCAGGAAAATCGTGCTTCTCCTCGCCGATAAGAAACACACGGTGAGCCTTTCATTTGACCTGAAGCCCGCGCTCTCCAAGGACAAGCTCCAGGCGCGCCTTGAGAGCGACTTTGAAAAGAACAGGAAAAAGTATTTCAAGAACGCTATTGAAGAGCTTCTCCCCCAGAAGATGATCCCCGTCTTCATCCAGGAATCAGGCATTCACCCCTCGCGGCAATGCGCGCAGATCGGCTCCAAGGACAGGGACAGGGTCATCGACATGCTGAAAAACTTCTCCTTCACCATCACCAAGGCACGGGGAATGTCGGAAGCCGAGGTGACGCAGGGAGGCGTGGAGCTCAAGGAAGTTGACCCCAAGACCATGGAGTCAAAGCTCATCCATGGGCTTTACTTCGCCGGGGAAGTCCTGGACATTGACGGGTATATTGGAGGTTTCAACCTGCAGGCCGCGTTCTCTACAGGGTACGTCGCAGGCAGGAATGCCTCGCTCTGA